One segment of Panicum virgatum strain AP13 chromosome 1K, P.virgatum_v5, whole genome shotgun sequence DNA contains the following:
- the LOC120703277 gene encoding WD repeat-containing protein LWD1-like, which translates to MGGGGDGDAWADQEQGNGGGSRGGGGGGEAKRSEIYTYEVGWHIYAMNWSVRRNKKYRLAIGSLLEQVPNRVEVVQLDEASGDIAPVLAFDHQYPPTKTMFIPDPHALRPDLLATSADHLRIWRIPSTDDADGDAPSANNSGSVRCNGTPQPGVELRCELNGNRNSDYCGPLTSFDWNDADPRRIGTSSIDTTCTIWDVEREAVDTQLIAHDKEVYDIAWGGAGVFASVSADGSVRVFDLRDKEHSTIIYESGSGGGSGGGSNNSGAGDGGAASPTPLVRLGWNKQDPRYMATIIMDSPKVVVLDIRYPTLPVVELHRHHAPVNAIAWAPHSSCHICTAGDDMQALIWDLSSMGTGSNGGNNANGNAAAAAAAEGGLDPILAYTAGAEIEQLQWSATQPDWVAIAFANKLQILRV; encoded by the coding sequence ATGGGCGGGGGCGGTgacggcgacgcgtgggcggATCAGGAGCAAGGCAACGGCGGGGGCAGccgcggtgggggcggcggcggggaggccaaGCGGTCGGAGATCTACACCTACGAGGTCGGCTGGCACATCTACGCCATGAACTGGAGCGTGCGCCGCAACAAGAAGTACCGCCTCGCCATCGGCAGCCTCCTCGAGCAGGTCCCCAACCGCGTCGAGGTCGTCCAGCTCGACGAGGCCTCGGGCGACATCGCCCCCGTCCTCGCCTTCGACCACCAGTACCCGCCCACCAAGACCATGTTCATCCCGGACCCGCACGCGCTCCGCCCCGACCTGCTCGCCACCTCCGCCGACCACCTCCGCATCTGGCGCATCCCCTCCAccgacgacgccgacggcgacgccccCTCCGCCAACAACTCCGGCTCCGTCCGCTGCAACGGCACCCCGCAGCCGGGCGTCGAGCTCCGCTGCGAGCTCAACGGCAACCGCAACAGCGACTACTGCGGCCCGCTCACCTCCTTCGACTGGAACGACGCCGACCCGCGCCGCATCGGCACCTCCTCCATCGACACCACCTGCACCATCTGGGACGTCGAGCGCGAGGCCGTCGACACCCAGCTCATCGCCCACGACAAGGAGGTCTATGACATCGCCTGGGGCGGCGCGGGGGTCttcgcctccgtctccgccgacGGCTCTGTCCGTGTCTTTGATCTCCGGGACAAGGAGCATTCTACAATCATCTACGAGTCTGGTTcaggtggcggcagcggcggcggcagcaacaATTCTGGTGCTGGAGATGGCGGGGCTGCATCGCCAACACCGCTTGTCAGGTTGGGCTGGAACAAGCAGGACCCAAGGTACATGGCTACCATCATCATGGATAGCCCCAAGGTTGTAGTGCTTGATATCCGCTACCCGACACTGCCAGTGGTAGAGCTGCATCGTCACCATGCACCTGTCAATGCCATTGCGTGGGCACCTCACTCTTCATGCCACATCTGCACAGCTGGGGATGACATGCAGGCTCTGATATGGGACCTATCATCCATGGGCACTGGGAGCAACGGTGGCAACAATGCAAATGGTAAtgctgctgcggctgcagcAGCAGAGGGTGGTCTGGACCCCATTTTGGCATATACGGCAGGAGCGGAGATTGAGCAGCTGCAGTGGTCGGCGACCCAGCCTGACTGGGTTGCTATTGCATTTGCCAATAAACTTCAGATTCTCAGGGTCTGA